ACCTAATAAACTGCTTTTACATAgccttaatggcaccccactccagtactcttgcctggaaaatccatggatgaaggagcctggtaggctgcagtccatggggtcgctaggagtcagacacaactgagcgacttcaccttcacttttctctttcatgcactggagaaggaaatggcaacccactccagtattcttgcctggagaaccccagggacagcggagcctggtgggctgccgtctatggggtcgcacagagttggatacgactgcagcgacttagcagcagcagcagctagtgctAATATCCCCGAATCTATGAGACTACACAGAAAGGGGAAAATTAAGAGGCAATGACAAGAGTGGGAAAGTATTTAAAACACCTTCGAATTTAACAGAGACCCTAACAGAGATTTCTCTTCTAAGCAGCATCCCTGATATAATAATCAGAAACTGCCTGAACAAATGTTGGAGTTTAGCTGAAGAATCAGAGGCAAAAATGCCATCCCTCACAATGTACCTAAGAGATTTCTGAAGGTATAAATTAAGAAGACAGGGAATTGATGAATTTATTTAGATCCAGTACTGTTGTTGCTCAAAAAGAAATTTActgaaataaacacacaaatcTATAAACAAGTAAGTTGATtttcaaaattcacttttttcCTCCTAGGTAAATAACTGGATCACAAGAAAAGACTTGGGTAAGTTCAAGGCGTGCTTCAAGTCTGCTCCCACACTAAGCCAAAACCAGCATGAGCCCAGAGACTGAGGCACCTGTGACACTGAAGCTGGGCAAACACTCTCAGGGCCCTTTAAGCATAGGTAGGGTCAGCCCCTGAGAGTGACTGTTGCTTTAAATTTTACCTCACAGGCACCTGCTTACCTCACAGTAGGCCCAGCCCTGTGATTGGTCAGCCTATCCAAAGCCCCGCCCCAACTGACACTATATCAAAGACAAACTTCCTAGGCAACAGCAGTATAGCTGCAGACCAGCTGGCTGTCAGTTGGTCTCCAGCCGGAGGAGATGAGAAAGGAGCCAGATGATACCTCTTTTTCCAGCCCAAGTTAGACGAGAGGCTAGCACTTACTTTACCATTGCCCACAAATGGCGTGGGCGCCAGAGCAGAAGACAATAGAACCTACTTTGAGAGATGTGCGAGATCGCCAGGTCAGTCGGGATGGCCGGGGTGGCAGAGGCTGTGGCTGGAGCCACACCTCTGGCCGCGCAGAGTCTAGGGCGTCCAATTATCGAGAACCACCACTCTGCTTTCTTATCAAGAGCAGCATGATTGGTGCGGTGATTGGTCGTGGGGGATCAAAAATAAAGGATATCCAGGATTCTACCAGTACAAAAATACAGATCGTAAAAGGTGGTCCTGAAGCTGAGGTAAAAATTTTTGGCAGGAAAGACATGAAGGCCAAGGCCAAAGCGGCTATAGAAACTCTtgttaagaaacaagaaagaacctACAGTTCAGAATGCAGTGTTGATAGTGATGCCTCTCAAGCTTTGGCCGAGAGAGGCTGGAGCAGAAATAACACCACCAGAGCCACTCAGCCCAAAGATGACACCACCAAAGCAACCCAGCCCAGAGACTATGCGGCCATCGTGGCCCAGCCCAGAGGCTATGCGGCCATCGTGGCCCAGCCCGGAGATGACAATGCTGTCAGAAGGGCCCAGCCAGGAGACGACATGGCCAGAGAGGCCCAGGCTGAAGACGACAATACCACCAGAGGGGACCAGCCCAGAGAGACTGCCTCCAgagcttcccagcccagagacgAGGATGCAGACAGAGACCATGCAGCCAGAGAGGCCCAGGCCAAAGACAATGACATCACCAAAGAGGCCCAGCCCAGAGACTATGCGGCCATAGTGGCTCAGCCCAGAAACTATGCGGCCGTAGTGGCCCAGCCCAGAGACTATGCGGCCATACTGGCCCAGCCCAGAGACTATGCGGCCATACTGGCCCAGCCCAAAGACAACGCTACCAGAAGGGCCCAGCATGGAGACCATGAGGCCAGAGACCCCCAAGTCAAAGACGATGATGCTGCCAGAGCAGCCCAGTCCAGAGATGATAATGCCACCAAAGGGGTCCAGCCCAGAGACTCCATAGCCAGAGAAACTCAGTCCAAAGATGACACCACCACAGTGGCTCAGCCCAGAGATAATGATGCCATCAGAGGGGCCcagcccagagaccccacagCCAGAGAAACTCAGGCCAAAGATGACACCACCACAGTGGCCCAGCCCAGAGATGATGATGCCACCAGAGGGACGGAGCCCAGAGACCATGGGGCCAGAGAGGCTCAGGCCAAAGACACCAGAATGGCCCAGCCTAGAGACTATGCGGCCATAGTGGCCCAGCCCAGAGACTATGCGGCCATAGTGGCCCAGCCCAGAGCCGCCCAGCCAAAAGATGTCACTGCTAGAGCAGCTCAGCCACGGATAGACTGGGATCAAGTAAAAGCTGGAGTGGTagagtggaagaaaagaaaatgggcaGATTTACCACCAATTAAGAAAAACTTATACATAGAATCCAAAGCAACACACTCATTGTCTGAAGCCCAAGTGGAAATTTGGAGAAAGGAAAATTTCAACATAAGGTGTGATGACTTGACAGAGGGTGAGAAACGTCCCATACCCAAGCCCACCTGTACATTCGAAGATGCTTTCCAACAATATCCTGAGATTATGCAAAGCATTAGGAGAGCTGGTTTTCAAAAGCCAACGCCAATTCAGTCTCAGTCATGGCCAATAATTCTACAAGGAATAGATCTTATAGGGATTGCGCAAACTGGAACAGGCAAAACACTATCCTATTTAATGCCTGGGTTTATACATATTCATTCTCAACCAGTATCCAGAAAGCAAAGGAATGGACCTGGCATGCTAGTCCTTACACCCACTAGAGAATTAGCTCTGCAAGTAGAAGCTGAATGTTCTAAGTACTTATATAAAGGTCTTAAAAGTGTTTGTATATATGGTGgtggaaacagaaaaggacaaatacaAGATGTTACCAAAGGTGTAGACATCATTATTGCAACTCCCGGAAGACTGAATGATCTACAAATGAATAATTTTGTCAACCTAAGAAGCATAACCTACTTGGTCTTGGATGAGGCAGATAAAATGCTGGATCTGGGGTTTGAACACCAAATAATGAAGATCTTATTAGATGTGCGCCCAGATAGACAGACTGTTATGACAACTGCATCTTGGCCAGACTCTACCCGTAGATTGGCCCAGTCTTATTTGAAACAGCCTATGATTGTTTATGTTGGTACTCTGGATCTAGTTACTGTAAACACTGTGAAGCAAAACATAATTGTTACCACTGAAGAGGAAAAACGATCTCTGGTCAAAGAATTCCTACAGAGTCTGTCACCCAAAGACAAAGTCATCGTGTTTGTCAGCAGAAAACTTGTGGCTGATGACTTGTCAAGTGATTTAAGTATTCAAGGCATACCTGTCCAGTCCCTGCATGGTGACAGGGAACAGAGTGATCGAGACCAAGCATTAGAGGACTTCAGAACTGGGAGAGTGAAAATACTGATTGCTACCGATTTAGCAGCCAGAGGTCTTGATGTCAGTGATGTCACACACGTATATAATTACAATTTTCCACGCAATATTGAAGAATATGTACACCGAGTTGGTCGTACTGGAAGAGCAGGGAAAATAGGTGAATCAATCACCCTTGTGACCCAAGATGATTGGAAAATTGCCGATGAGTTGATTAAAATTCTCCAAAGAGCCAACCAGATTGTGCCACCCAGCCTCCGATCAATGGCTGATCGGTTTAAGAAGCGTAAGCAAAATTAGGAGATAGGAAAAAGATCAAAGAAATCTCAGGAAAAATGCACTGAGTTTTATTAACATCCACACCTTGAAAAATTTCACCTACTAGAATATCTAAGAATTGGATTTATTAACATCTGCACCTTGAAAAATTGTACCTACAAGAATACCCAAGACTGAGTTTAATTGATGTTTCCACCTTGACAAGTTGAACCTAAGAGAAGATCCAAGATTGAATTTTACTGATGTCTTCCACCTTGAAAAGTTGCATCTACAAGAAGATCTAAGATCAAGTTTTATCATGTCTACAACTTGAAAACTTGTAGCTACCAGAAGATCCAAGATATGTTCAAGTTACGCAGTACTCAAGTTACCTAAGAAAGTATTGGGAACATACTGTCAGTTATAGGACATTTAGCTAATTCTTAAACCATACCACTAAGCTTTCAACGTATGTTCCTTAATAAAATcaaaagtgctttgaaaatgaGAGTGTTATGTGTTTGTTAAAGTCTGCTTTCTTTTATAGCCTGCCATGTCCAGCTGTGTCTTCTCAAAAAGACTTGGTAGACAATAACAATGGTGCTTTTCTTGCTTTAAAATAGTTGTACTGAATTGGAAACTAGTTTTCATCAAGCTTAACCcagtcaaaatattttatttaccccCAGTGGTTGGTGACAGAATTCCTAAAACTATCTCCACTATCATtccctacttttaaaaaattcattaggTACCAGAAACCAataagacaatttttccatggatgggcaatgtgggggtgggggtggtttggggatgattcaagcacattacatttattgtgctctTTATCTCTATTATTGCGTCAGCCCCATCTCATATCAtaaggcattagatcctggaggttgaggGCCCCTGATTTACAGGACAGCGCCAACAAAACAGAGGATTACTTGGTCCAAAACATCCATAGCACTGAGATGGACAATCCCTGAGACAGCATAAGCAAAAAAACCAACCTCATAGTAACCAAGAAAGAACTTcaggggaagaaagagaggattttaaaattatatcatgcAGGTTGTACAGAATATGACCTTACAACTTTCCTATCCTTGGTATAGTCTGTATCAGTGGTTCTCCACCAAGGCCAACTTTGCCGGATGTGGCGGTCACAATTCAAGGGGAGGGCTGCTGTCATCTCTTGGGTAGAGGCCATTCATGCTGCTAAACATTTCAGTGTGCAGTATAATCCCTCTAAAGAGAGAATTATGTGGTGAAAATGTCAGTAATGTCATAGTTAAAACTTGCAATAGCCTAAGCAAAGCATCTTCTGTGCTAAAGTCAATTGCAGAAAAACCAAGAAGGGACTTCAGCCAGGGAAACAAAAAAAGGATATATACTTTGTGTAAACTGTTCAatggcttctcaggtgacacagcttggtaaagaatccacctgccaatgcaggagacacaggaagacaTGATCCGTGGGtagggaatattccctggaagaggaaatggcaacccactccaggatgcttgcctgggaaattctatggacagaggagcctggcatgctatatagtccatagagtttcaagaagtctgacatgactgagcaactgagcacacaagcaaaTACACTGTTCAATAAAAGACTCTCCATCAGCTTTcattatctttcagttcagttcagttcagttcagtcactcagtcgtgtccgactcgttgcaaccccatgaactgcagcacgccaggcctccctgtccatcaccaacttccagagttcactcaaactgatgtccattgagttggtgatgccatcaagccatctcatcctctgttgtccccttttcctgccctaaatccctcgcagcatcagagtcttttccaatgagtcaactcttcgcatgaggtggccaaagtattggagtttcagctccagcatcagtccttccaatgaacacccaggactgatctccttcaggatggactggttggatctccttgcagtccaaaggactctcaagagtcttctccaacaccacagttcaaaagcatcaattctttggcactcagctttcttcacagtccaactctcacatccatacatgaccattggaaaaaccataggcttgactagatggacctttgttggcaaagtaacatctctgcttatgaatatgccatctagattggtcataactttccttccaaggagtaaatgtcttttaatttcatggctgcaatcaccattggcagtgattttggagtcccccaaaataaagtctgacactgtttccactgtttccccatctatttcccatgaagtgatgggaccagatgccatgatctttgttttctgaatgttgagctttaagccaactgttttcactctcctctttcacttcatcaagaggctttttagttccttttcactttctgccataagggtgatgtcatctgcatatctgaggttattgatatttctcctggcaatcttgactccagcttgtgcttcttccagcccagcgtttctcatgatgtactctgcatataagttaaataaacagggtgacaatatacagccttgatgtattccttttcctatttggaaccagtctgtttttccatgtccagttctaactgttgcttcctgacctgcatacacatttctcaagaggcaggtcaggtggtctggtatgcccatctctttcagaattttccacagtttattgtgatccacacagtcaaaggctttggcatagtcaataaagcagaaatagatgtttttatggaactctcttgcttttttgatgatccagtgaatgttggcaatttgatctctggttcctctgccttctctaaaaccagcttgaacatctggaagttcacggttcatgtatttctgaagcctggcttggagaattttgagcattactttactagagtgtgagatgaatgcaattgtgcagtagtttgagcattctttggcattgcctttctttgggattggaatgaaaactgatcttttccagtcctgtggccactgctgagttttccaaatttgctggcatcttgagtacagcactttcacagcatcatctttcaggatttgaaatagcttgatgggaattccatcacctccactagctttgtttgtagtgatgctttctaaggcccacttgacttcacattccaggatgtctggctctaggtcagtgatcacaccatcatgattatattggtcgtgaagatctttttggtatagttcttctgtgcattcttgccacctcttcttaatatcttctgcttctgttaggtccataccatttctgtcctttattgagcccatctttgcatgaaatgttcccgtggtatctctaattttcttgaggagatccctagactttcccattctgttgttttcctctatttctttacactgatcgccaaggaaggctttcttatctctccttgctattctttggaactctacatcagatgcttatctttccttttctcctttgctttttgcttctcttcttttcacagctatttgtaaggcctccccagacagccattttgcttttaatagAATCTGTATCAATGACTATCAATCGGAGTTGATTTTGCCTCCTGGAGGATACTTTGCAATGTCTGGGAACATTTTTGGTTGTCCCACCTATGCAGCAAGATTGCTACTGTCATCTAGAAATCAGGAAAAACATCCTTCAATGAACAGGACAACACCTTAcaacactggatttttttttttttttttagacccaAAGTCTATAGCATTAAAGTCAAGAAAATGTGGTTTACATTGACCAACAAAATTTTGTGAGTGAGTGACTCAAATCAATATTGAGTTTTGTGTCCATTAGAATAGAGTGAAACAAATTAGAATATGCGCTGACACCAGAGACAAACTGTCTGAGGATTCAACTGATCTCAGAGTCATGCCTGCAAAATTCTTAGCATGATGATTTACATTCAGTAGGTACTTAACAAATGTTAGATCCCTTCTACCCTGTCTCTCCTATCACCCATTATGTAATGCTTGTTTACAATTCTGGATGCCATTACTcacactgtttcccccatctggAATGCCCTTTCTCTGTCCTCTCTGCCAGGTCAAATCAGAGTCATCATGCTGGGTCCAGCCCAAGTGCTACATCTCTCCCAAGATCCTATCTTCTCTCTTTCACCTCAAAACTTCTGTAGCTTTTGCTATCTACCAACCATGCTGACATCAGTACCACACTAGTTTGCATACCTACAGagacaattttgaaaaattccaaTTAATTAAGATGAATGTCACTATCAAatatttaagtgaaagtgaaagtcgctcagtcttgtctgactctttgcgaccccacggactataaagtccatggaattctccaggccagaatattggagtgggcagcctttcccttctccaagggatcttcccaacccagggattgaacccaggtctcctgctttgcaggcagattctttaccaggtgagccacaagggaagccctatcaaatatttaaataaactacAAAAATCTAACAGTTTAAACAGTTTTATCCTAAGTATTGATAAATCATGAGAGAAACATCCAGAGCTAAATCTGCATAAAAAGCAATTATAAAGATGGAAGTTTTTAATCGGTGAAGAACAATCTACCCCCCACCAAAATTGTGGGGGTTGGGCGGAGGGTCATGCCTCACAGCTTTTAAGatcttagttcgctgaccagggatcgaacccatgccccttgcattggaagtgtggagtatTAATCACTAAAGTGCCAGGGAAGTtctccaaaaaattttttttaattaaaaaatatatcatacaTACAAACATACCAAGACAACTGATCAACCATAACTCTCctactatattaaaatattttgctttttataagaAATACAATAACTTCAAACttgtaaagaatataatttctGGTATCAAgatggaaaaaatttaaacatagaaGAAAGCACAGAAAATTCTAGGTAAATATCAATAGGTTTAGCAATGTAAACATGAAATgctaaaaatactaaaataggcaaaggaaacatgagaaaaatgatttaaaatatcacatatattttattcacagttacatatatatatattcatagttacttatttttaatatacagaggttttttacaaatgaaaaataaagaatgaattcCCAAATagaaataaggacagaaatgtaaaATACAATTTACCAAACAGATAagtgaaaaatacacatgtaaaaaAGTTCTTAACTTCTCTATaatcaaatgaatgaaaattaaaccaGTGAGAGAACATTTTTCTCTAGAAAAATTAGCTGCAATAAGGAAAAAactgggatcttagttcgccAACCAGGAATTCAACCTGGGCCCTCCTCAGTGAAAGTGATGAGGcctaacaactggactgccagggaatttccagggAATACCTAATAATAGTAGTGATGCAGGaaaataaacattcagttcagttcagttgctcagtcgtgtccttgaAGTAAGAATGCCTGAGTGACTTGGAAGTTCTAGGATCTGGTTTATTCTTCACACCTTTTCTTCTTTACGACACCATgaactgcggcatgccaggcctccctgtccatcaccaactcccggagttcactcaaactcatgtccatcaagtcagtgatgccatccagccatctcatcctctgtcatccccttttcctcctgcccccaatccctcccagcatcagggccttttccaatgagtcaactctttgcatgaggtggccaaagtactggagtttcagctttagcatcaatccttccaatgaacacccaggactgatctcctttagaatggactggttagatctccttgcagtccaagggactctcaagagtcttctccaacacatttcaaaagcatcaattcttcagtgctcagctttatttatagtccaactctcacatccatacatgaccactggaaaaaccataggccttgactagatggacctttgttggcaaagtaacgtctctgcttttgaatatgccatctagattggtcataactttccttccaaggagtgtcttttaatttcatggctgcaatcaccatctgtagtgattttggagcccccaaaaataaagtctgacattgtttccactgtttccccatctatttcccatgaagtgatgggaccaggtgccatgctcttagttttctgaatgttgagccttaagccaacattttcactctcctctttcactttcaccaacaggctttttagttcctcttcactttctgccataagggtggtgtcatttgcatatctgaggttattgatatttctcctggcaatcttgactccagcttgtgcttcttccagtccagcgtttctcatgatgtactctgcatataagttaaataaacagggtgacaatatacagccttgatgtattccttttcctatttggaaccagtctgttgttccacgtccagttctaactgttgcttcctgacctgcatacacatttctcaagaggcaggtcaggtggtctggtatgcccatctctttcagaattttccacagtttattgtgatccacacagtcaaaggctttggcatagtcaataaagcagaaatagatgtttttatggaactctcttgcttttttgatgatccagtggatgttggcaatttgatctctggttcctctgccttctctaaaaccagcttgaacatctggaagttcacagttcacgtactcttgaagtctggcttggagaattttgagcattaatttactagtgtgtgagatgagtgcaattgtgtggtagtttgaacattctttggcattgcctttctttgtgattggaatgaaaactgaccttttccagtcctgtggccactgctgagttttccaaatttgctggcatattgagtgcagaacttgcacagcatcatctttcaggatttgaaatcgctcaacttgcatcacctctactagctttgttcgtagtgatgctttctaaggcccacttgacttcacattccaggatgtctggctctaggtcagtgatcacactgtcgtgattatctgggtcgtaaagatctttttggtatagttcttctgtgcattcttgccacctcttcttaatatcttctgcttctattaggtccataccatttctgtcctttatcgagcccatctttacatgaaatgttcccgtggtatctctaattttattgaagagatctctagtctttcccattctgttgttttcctctatttctttgcattgatctctgaggaaggctttcttatctcttcttgctattctttggacctctgcattcagatgcttatatctttccttttctcctttgcttttcacttctcttcttttcacagatatttgtaaggcctccccagacagccattttgcttttttgcatttcttttttgcaaaTTATATTCCTTGGAGGGATAGTTGAAATTATGCATAAAAAGTGTATATGCTTTAATAGACTTGGACCCAGTAATATCAAATCTAGGCATTTAccataaggaaataattttatatataaatacacacacacacacacacacacacacacaccaagatgTATATACAAGGCTATTTGccatattaattaaaatagttaatttttgaaaaatctttcaAGTCCAACGATAGGGTCCTAGTTAAACAAACTGCAGTATATCTATTCCTGACTTGGAATAGCAGAAATCATGCTCTTAAAGAATATTTGAAGGAAAGTAGTTTATAAAATCATCTCTTTTGTTTTAGAAAGTTATATCTGTCCAGTTATCAATATAGAATAAAACAGATGAGCTGGATACATGCAGGCACACAAAAATGATAGTAATAGTTTTATACATTATATAGCTATAactagttttaattattttatttctaaaatttctacaAAATAACATTGCCttcattataataaatattattttgatatatctggagaaaatgctaattcaaaaagacatatgcagCCAGTGTTCATAggatcactatttacaatagccaagccatgtcaaaggtatggtttttccaacagtcatgtatggatgtgagagatggatcataaagaaggctgagcactgaagaatttatgcttttgaactgtggtgttggacaagactctggagagtcccttagactgcaaggagatccaaccagtcctttctaaagaagatcagtcctaggtgttcattggaaggactgatgctgaagctgaaactccaatactttggtgacctgatgcgaaaaactgactcattggaaaagatcctgatgctgggaaagattgaaggcaggaggagaaggggacaacagaggatgagatggctggatggcattaccgacacaatggacatgagtttgagtcagactccaggagttggctatggacagggaggactggtgtgctgcagtccatagcgtcgcaaagagtcagacacgactgagcgactgaactgaactgaaggtatgtAAGCAGtctagatgaatggatgaagaagatgtgatacatatatacaatggaatatcactcagccataaaaagaaataataccatcagcagcaacatggatggacctgaggttatcatacttagtgaagaagtcagagaaagacaaatatcatatgatatcacttatatgtggactctaaaaatgGTCCAAATGatcctatttataaaacagaaatagagtcacagatgtagaaaacaaatttatggttgccagaggggaaagGGGGAGATAAGAGTTTGGGGTTAAAagaaacacactactatatataaaatagataaacaattaggtcctagtgtatagcacaagCAACTATATTAAAtaccctgtaataaaccataatagataagaatataaaaatatatgtataactgaatcactttgctacacaccACAAgctaacaaaacactgtaaatcaactatatttcaatgaagCTTTTTAAATGATGTTGACATAATTTTTCAATAATTGAAGAAATCAGTTCAAGTAGCATTGTAGTGAAGGTGTTCTAATAGAAGCATCTCTTGTTTCACCtgctaaaatgtaaaaattattaataagaaaCTTGTCCCTTTTCCACCACTGCCTCTTAAATGCTAAAAACAATGTCTATGGAACATAGTAGGAGCACAATAATTATCTAAATGAATTAATAAgggaatgaagaaaggaagaaaagaatgaagggaaataagt
This genomic interval from Bos indicus x Bos taurus breed Angus x Brahman F1 hybrid chromosome X, Bos_hybrid_MaternalHap_v2.0, whole genome shotgun sequence contains the following:
- the DDX53 gene encoding DEAD box protein 53; this translates as MAWAPEQKTIEPTLRDVRDRQVSRDGRGGRGCGWSHTSGRAESRASNYREPPLCFLIKSSMIGAVIGRGGSKIKDIQDSTSTKIQIVKGGPEAEVKIFGRKDMKAKAKAAIETLVKKQERTYSSECSVDSDASQALAERDVTARAAQPRIDWDQVKAGVVEWKKRKWADLPPIKKNLYIESKATHSLSEAQVEIWRKENFNIRCDDLTEGEKRPIPKPTCTFEDAFQQYPEIMQSIRRAGFQKPTPIQSQSWPIILQGIDLIGIAQTGTGKTLSYLMPGFIHIHSQPVSRKQRNGPGMLVLTPTRELALQVEAECSKYLYKGLKSVCIYGGGNRKGQIQDVTKGVDIIIATPGRLNDLQMNNFVNLRSITYLVLDEADKMLDLGFEHQIMKILLDVRPDRQTVMTTASWPDSTRRLAQSYLKQPMIVYVGTLDLVTVNTVKQNIIVTTEEEKRSLVKEFLQSLSPKDKVIVFVSRKLVADDLSSDLSIQGIPVQSLHGDREQSDRDQALEDFRTGRVKILIATDLAARGLDVSDVTHVYNYNFPRNIEEYVHRVGRTGRAGKIGESITLVTQDDWKIADELIKILQRANQIVPPSLRSMADRFKKRKQN